Proteins from one Monodelphis domestica isolate mMonDom1 chromosome 6, mMonDom1.pri, whole genome shotgun sequence genomic window:
- the SMIM38 gene encoding small integral membrane protein 38 gives MSSNVGSDPLMVLLVIIILARFILWSCLRTFIDYRLARRQPSKPKQD, from the coding sequence ATGAGTTCGAATGTGGGTTCTGACCCCCTGATGGTTTTGTTGGTAATAATCATACTAGCACGTTTCATCCTTTGGTCCTGTCTCAGGACTTTTATTGATTATCGACTGGCCCGGAGGCAGCCCAGCAAACCCAAGCAGGACTAG